A region of Osmerus eperlanus chromosome 9, fOsmEpe2.1, whole genome shotgun sequence DNA encodes the following proteins:
- the gsc gene encoding homeobox protein goosecoid, producing MPAGMFSIDSILAARPSCKDSVLLHRNAPVVFSNLTDSLYTATEYNGLYSHTTGPSPPGIQSVNGTRLGYNNYYYGQLHVQGPAGPACCGSIPTLGSQQCPCIPTGYDSSGSVLLSPVPHQMMSYMNVGTLSRTELQLLNQLHCRRKRRHRTIFTDEQLEALENLFQETKYPDVGTREQLARKVHLREEKVEVWFKNRRAKWRRQKRSSSEESENSQKWNKTTKTPTEKTEEIKSDVDSDS from the exons ATGCCCGCTGGTATGTTTAGCATCGACAGTATCTTGGCTGCGAGACCCAGCTGTAAGGACTCCGTGCTGCTTCATCGGAATGCCCCGGTTGTGTTCTCGAATTTGACGGATTCTCTCTACACTGCCACCGAGTATAATGGACTCTATTCGCACACAACTGGACCGTCTCCCCCCGGTATTCAGTCGGTTAACGGAACCAGATTAGGATATAATAATTATTACTATGGACAACTGCATGTGCAGGGCCCCGCTGGCCCTGCGTGCTGTGGTTCCATCCCAACCCTCGGTTCGCAGCAGTGCCCTTGTATTCCGACAG GCTACGACAGCTCTGGCTCGGTGCTCTTATCCCCCGTCCCGCATCAGATGATGTCTTATATGAACGTTGGTACCTTATCGCGGACGGAGCTTCAGTTACTGAACCAGCTTCACTGCCGACGCAAGAGGAGGCACCGCACCATCTTTACCGATGAGCAGCTCGAAGCCCTTGAGAACCTCTTTCAGGAGACCAAATACCCTGACGTTGGCACACGGGAGCAGCTCGCACGGAAAGTACACCTGCGAGAGGAGAAGGTTGAG GTGTGGTTCAAAAACAGACGCGCTAAATGGAGGAGACAGAAAAGGTCATCTTCGGAAGAGTCTGAAAATTCACAGAAATGGAACAAAACAACGAAAACACCCACAGAGAAAACTGAGGAAATCAAAAGTGATGTCGATTCAGACAGCTGA